The proteins below are encoded in one region of Aquisphaera giovannonii:
- a CDS encoding glycoside hydrolase family 38 N-terminal domain-containing protein, which yields MSMPSQEPDGPGAGDDTASAVGAPAPLDRTPDLGPEPGREPEPASAEVPPSPRSGWKAVSLIPHDCKEPPASLADDLAQATWATVSAPWHPSLLSRSAAVPRIESLDSPVPPAPREIRIVPEGHLQRLPSGYMTQAEDAGAVVLEAGGDRAALVSKIQELLGAVGTPETSDDPGMIAAADDFLALGTARWMVRDLASAMGHEAAVNEEALSREVLAGADAWQACDRPTAVNRLRAAFEVLTQAREKFYPVDAYIVDLCLLDPELPPGSLAGPLDAHLAISFIAPARAIEAQAAGDPAGLERLRAAIDEGWADVAGGTYAEPEDLLLPLESVLWQFRRGAEVYRAHLDDRSVETYARRRFGLHPHVPQVAKRFGLRYAVHLGFDAGRFPVRPEPKRLWESPDGSNLESILRPPMAADRPSQGMLLPWRLAATMRNDHVATLPLAHWPTPVASWYLDVRRSAGYSPVLGRWVTLNDYFHLTDRPYETFRPDPDSYIDPYLTQALANRDRRPISRSARHHRLRAGLDATAWLRAMALAIPGVPAPAGGNEAAEGLPSTDAAEATLEAGDHPSAGREIEALQVAWAGRLAVAIAGAGARESAEARPGYLVLNPAGVPRRVAVMLADAPPGLHPEGPLRASQAIDGGVAAVVDVPAFGFAWIPAAAGAEPSPAPEPGVSAAGRILRNESIEVEIDESTGGIRAVMAVGESTARLGQQLVLNGLGKDDDKPAISQMKAESFQVDHDGPALVQATSKGSLVDPRGGLRLAGFTQRYRLWTGRPMLELDVTIHDIHRAAIDRMQGPAALREPWKYALACRWAWPDPGSMIRRTVFEAAELTELEQVSTPGCVDVSTRSQRTAIVFGGLPHHRRHGTRMLDTLLVAGMEEERSFRLGVVLDLEFPFQASADMLTPAPVVRTTTGPPPQGPRGWLIFLDQRSVAVTHVSFAETTGEDRPWGLVVHLIETAGHSSRCRVRFFRNPTWARQVDFQGDTVLDLSFEGDGVLVDLSPNEMARVEVTLG from the coding sequence ATGAGCATGCCATCCCAGGAGCCCGACGGGCCCGGAGCCGGCGACGACACGGCCTCGGCGGTCGGGGCGCCCGCGCCGTTGGACCGCACCCCCGACCTCGGCCCCGAGCCCGGCCGTGAGCCCGAGCCCGCCTCCGCGGAGGTGCCGCCCTCGCCGCGCTCGGGCTGGAAGGCCGTGAGCCTCATCCCGCACGACTGCAAGGAGCCGCCGGCCTCGCTCGCCGACGACCTGGCGCAGGCGACCTGGGCCACGGTGTCGGCGCCCTGGCATCCGTCGCTGCTCTCGCGATCCGCGGCCGTCCCCCGGATCGAGTCGCTCGACAGCCCGGTCCCTCCGGCGCCCCGCGAGATCCGGATCGTGCCCGAGGGGCACCTCCAACGGCTGCCGTCCGGCTACATGACGCAGGCGGAGGACGCCGGCGCCGTGGTCCTGGAGGCCGGCGGCGACCGCGCCGCGCTGGTCTCCAAGATCCAGGAGCTGCTGGGCGCCGTGGGCACGCCGGAGACCTCCGACGACCCCGGCATGATCGCCGCCGCGGACGACTTCCTGGCGCTGGGCACCGCGCGGTGGATGGTCCGCGACCTGGCCTCGGCCATGGGCCACGAGGCGGCCGTCAACGAGGAGGCCCTCTCGCGCGAGGTCCTCGCCGGCGCCGACGCGTGGCAGGCCTGCGACCGGCCGACGGCCGTCAATCGGCTGCGGGCGGCCTTCGAGGTCCTCACCCAGGCCCGGGAGAAGTTCTACCCCGTCGACGCCTACATCGTGGACCTCTGCCTGCTCGACCCGGAGCTGCCTCCGGGCTCGCTCGCGGGCCCGCTCGACGCCCATCTCGCGATCTCGTTCATCGCCCCCGCCCGGGCGATCGAGGCCCAGGCCGCCGGCGACCCGGCGGGCCTGGAGCGGCTCCGCGCGGCGATCGACGAGGGCTGGGCGGACGTGGCGGGCGGGACGTATGCGGAGCCGGAGGACCTGCTGCTGCCGCTGGAATCGGTCCTCTGGCAGTTCCGCCGCGGGGCCGAGGTCTACCGCGCCCACCTCGACGACCGCAGCGTGGAGACGTATGCGCGCAGGCGATTCGGCCTGCACCCGCACGTGCCCCAGGTCGCCAAGCGATTCGGGCTGCGGTACGCGGTCCACCTGGGCTTCGACGCCGGCCGGTTCCCGGTCCGTCCGGAACCCAAGCGGCTCTGGGAGAGCCCCGACGGCTCCAACCTGGAGAGCATCCTCCGCCCGCCGATGGCCGCCGACAGGCCGTCGCAGGGTATGCTGCTCCCCTGGCGGCTCGCGGCGACCATGCGGAACGACCACGTGGCCACGCTGCCCCTCGCCCACTGGCCCACGCCGGTGGCCTCGTGGTACCTGGACGTCCGCCGCTCGGCCGGCTACTCGCCCGTCCTGGGCCGCTGGGTCACGCTCAACGACTACTTCCACCTGACGGATCGGCCCTACGAGACGTTCCGCCCCGACCCCGATTCCTACATCGACCCTTACCTCACGCAGGCCCTTGCGAACCGGGACCGCCGGCCCATCTCGAGGTCGGCCCGCCACCATCGCCTGCGGGCGGGCCTGGACGCGACCGCGTGGCTCCGCGCCATGGCCCTGGCCATCCCGGGAGTGCCCGCGCCGGCGGGCGGGAACGAGGCCGCAGAGGGATTGCCCTCGACCGACGCCGCCGAGGCGACGCTCGAGGCCGGCGACCACCCCTCGGCCGGCCGAGAGATCGAGGCCCTCCAGGTGGCCTGGGCCGGCCGACTCGCCGTGGCCATTGCCGGCGCGGGGGCGCGGGAGTCGGCCGAGGCGAGGCCGGGATACCTGGTCCTTAACCCGGCCGGCGTGCCCCGCCGCGTGGCCGTGATGCTGGCGGACGCCCCTCCGGGCCTCCATCCGGAGGGGCCCCTCCGCGCCTCGCAGGCGATCGACGGCGGCGTCGCGGCCGTGGTGGACGTGCCGGCCTTCGGCTTCGCCTGGATCCCGGCGGCCGCGGGCGCCGAGCCATCCCCCGCCCCGGAGCCGGGCGTGTCCGCCGCCGGGCGGATCCTCAGGAACGAGTCGATCGAGGTCGAAATCGACGAGTCCACCGGCGGCATCCGCGCCGTCATGGCCGTCGGCGAGTCCACGGCCCGGCTCGGCCAGCAACTCGTCCTGAACGGCCTGGGCAAGGACGACGACAAGCCGGCGATCAGCCAGATGAAGGCCGAGAGCTTCCAGGTCGATCACGACGGCCCCGCGCTCGTGCAGGCGACGTCGAAGGGGTCGCTCGTCGATCCCCGCGGCGGCCTCCGCCTGGCGGGCTTCACCCAGCGATATCGCCTCTGGACCGGCCGTCCCATGCTTGAGCTGGACGTGACGATCCACGACATCCACCGCGCGGCCATCGACCGGATGCAGGGCCCCGCGGCCCTCCGCGAGCCCTGGAAATACGCCCTGGCCTGCCGCTGGGCCTGGCCCGATCCCGGCTCGATGATCCGCCGCACCGTCTTCGAGGCGGCGGAGCTGACCGAGCTGGAGCAGGTGTCTACGCCCGGTTGCGTGGACGTCTCCACCCGGAGTCAGAGGACCGCGATCGTCTTCGGCGGCCTCCCTCATCATCGCCGCCACGGGACGCGGATGCTGGACACCCTGCTCGTCGCCGGGATGGAGGAGGAGCGTTCGTTCCGCCTGGGCGTCGTGCTCGACCTGGAATTCCCCTTCCAGGCGTCCGCGGACATGCTGACGCCCGCGCCGGTCGTCCGCACGACGACCGGGCCGCCGCCGCAGGGGCCTCGCGGCTGGCTGATCTTCCTCGATCAGAGGTCCGTGGCCGTGACCCACGTCTCGTTCGCGGAGACCACCGGCGAGGACAGGCCGTGGGGCCTGGTCGTGCACCTGATCGAGACCGCCGGCCACTCGTCTCGCTGCCGCGTCCGCTTCTTCCGCAACCCGACGTGGGCCCGCCAGGTCGATTTCCAGGGCGACACGGTCCTCGACCTGTCCTTCGAGGGCGACGGCGTCCTGGTGGACCTCTCCCCCAACGAGATGGCCCGAGTCGAGGTCACCCTGGGATAG
- a CDS encoding YceH family protein — MTATESSAGAPCWVPLSPIERRVVGVLAEKGMTTPDQYPLSVLAAVAGCNQKSNRDPITNYDQDDVEETLHDLRKKGAAILVETAGGRVTRWKHTLYTWFPAKKTELAVIVELLLRGPQTTGELRGRASRMEPIHELPALEMILAGLEDRGLVVQLSPKEQKRGVVVTHGLYPPAELEKVRQAFAASGGLAVPDADEGPARRPVAATATTAELVTVQAELAAVRAELAVARAEVGELRGRLDALAAELRDLKSALGV, encoded by the coding sequence ATGACTGCGACCGAATCGTCCGCCGGCGCCCCGTGCTGGGTGCCGCTGAGCCCCATCGAGCGCCGGGTCGTGGGGGTGCTGGCGGAGAAGGGGATGACCACGCCGGACCAGTACCCGCTCTCGGTGCTGGCGGCGGTCGCCGGCTGCAACCAGAAGTCGAACCGCGACCCGATCACCAATTACGATCAGGACGACGTCGAGGAGACGCTCCACGACCTCCGGAAGAAGGGGGCGGCGATCCTCGTCGAGACCGCGGGCGGCCGGGTGACGCGCTGGAAGCACACCCTGTACACCTGGTTCCCGGCGAAGAAGACCGAGCTCGCGGTGATCGTCGAGCTGCTGCTCCGCGGGCCCCAGACGACCGGCGAGCTGCGCGGCCGCGCCAGCCGCATGGAGCCGATCCACGAGCTGCCGGCGCTCGAGATGATCCTGGCGGGACTGGAGGACCGCGGCCTGGTCGTGCAGCTCTCCCCCAAGGAGCAGAAGCGCGGGGTCGTCGTCACGCACGGCCTCTATCCGCCCGCGGAGCTGGAGAAGGTCCGGCAGGCCTTCGCGGCCTCGGGCGGGCTGGCCGTCCCCGACGCCGACGAGGGGCCCGCCAGGCGTCCCGTCGCGGCGACGGCGACGACGGCCGAGCTCGTCACCGTCCAGGCCGAGCTCGCCGCGGTGCGGGCCGAGCTCGCCGTGGCGAGGGCGGAAGTCGGCGAGCTCCGCGGCCGGCTCGACGCCCTGGCGGCCGAGCTCCGCGACCTCAAATCCGCGCTCGGAGTCTGA
- a CDS encoding carboxymuconolactone decarboxylase family protein, whose amino-acid sequence MYARRRDGYDVNGPHATRLQQGERLMAIVDYVPTSDAPEGVRTLFEKLEARGQDVSNFLRTLAHSPGIFEAFLGMNKALGGMELDPKLRELAYIRASEINACGYCLDHHRKAGLQAGLTERQVNETEGPDDDGLYDDLQRLAIEYAEEATRNVVLSDEMVERLKAGLTNRQIVELAVAVAMANFTNRISETLQLDLP is encoded by the coding sequence TTGTACGCCCGTCGGCGCGACGGCTACGATGTCAACGGCCCGCACGCGACGCGGCTCCAGCAGGGAGAACGGCTCATGGCTATCGTCGATTATGTCCCGACCTCGGATGCCCCCGAGGGCGTCCGCACGCTCTTCGAGAAGCTCGAAGCCCGGGGGCAGGACGTCTCGAACTTTCTCCGCACGCTGGCCCACAGCCCGGGGATCTTCGAGGCCTTCCTCGGGATGAACAAGGCCCTCGGCGGCATGGAGCTGGATCCGAAGCTCCGCGAGCTCGCCTACATCCGGGCCTCCGAGATCAACGCCTGCGGATACTGCCTCGACCACCACCGCAAGGCCGGACTACAGGCCGGGCTCACCGAGCGTCAGGTGAACGAGACCGAGGGGCCGGACGACGACGGCCTGTACGACGACCTCCAGCGGCTCGCGATCGAGTACGCCGAGGAGGCGACCCGGAACGTCGTCCTCTCCGACGAGATGGTCGAGCGGCTCAAGGCCGGCCTCACCAATCGCCAGATCGTCGAGCTCGCGGTGGCCGTGGCGATGGCCAACTTCACCAACCGGATCAGCGAGACGCTCCAGCTCGACCTGCCCTGA